Genomic DNA from Desulfonema ishimotonii:
GCAGGTCATCCACCAGAAAGGTGCGCCCCTTTTTATTGGTAAAACAGGTGGGCGCATAATAGGCGTTCAGATCAGCGTGTCCCATCATTTCGATCAGAAACGGCGTGTTCTGTCGTCTGACGGTCTTCCAGTTCTCATATTGCCAGATCACCTTTTCCAGATATGCGCCAACCTTTTCCGGGGAAAGGGCCGGGCGCTTTTCAGGAGGCGCACCGGAGGGCTCCGGGAATTTTCGCCGGGGCATCAGGGCCGAAAAATCATAAAGACCGGGCAACTGCCAGTACAATTCCGGGACGAGAAAAAAGAGCTGCTCCTCCAGTTCCGGGGTCATCCAGAGAACGATGCCGCACGGGGCCTCATCAGAGCGCATCATCAGGTGCCGGATGTAGCCGAAAAAATCCACGCGCAGGGCATCCGGAAGGTTTTCAATTCCGATCACATGGAACAGCCGGGGTCCGGCGCACGGCTGCTCAGACGCCTTCTGAAACAGGGGAACAAATTCCGGGCGACCCACGTCCGGCGCAATGGTAAAAAAAGAATATCCGGGACAGTCCGTCCGCAGATGTCCGATGACCGTGTCAATGGGCGCACCGACCGGGTATATGGCGGGAAATATGCCCTGCCCCGACCGGATGAGCAGATCGTTTCTGAGCGCTGTATAGCCGTGATCTCCGGTTATTCTGTCGGCATCCATCACTTTTTCCCACTTAAAGACATTTTCAGACACGGATGCGCATCATACCAGGCAGGTTCCCCCGGATTCTCATACTCCAGCACAAAAGCATACCGGAGCAGGTAGATCAGATCCCTGTTCGCCATACCGGCCTTGCTTTTGACGTCCGTAATCTTTCTGACCACATCGCCATATTCGGCCCCGTCGAAAAAACGGGTGAAAACACCGGCCAGGGCTGTCACCGCCATTTCCGCAACCGCCCTGTCAATACCCGGCATCCGGCGCGCCATTGCGATCCGGCATGACTGCCGGGCCAGACCGATCAGGGTACGGAGCAGCCCGCCGCTGTATTCGATCAGAAGATCTGACGCGGCTTCGGAAATACGGAGCCTGCCCATCCGACGCCTCAGAAGTGACCGCATCGCCGCCCAGGCATCCTCCCGCCGGTTGCCGGTCATATCATATAGCTGAAGCGGGTGGATGAACACGCAGTCAAAATGGTCCCGGATATGAAAAAAAAGGGGGGAGTAGTAAACCGACAGGGGAAAGGTAAACACAATCCGGGCCCTGGGAAAGGTCAGCAGGTGGCTCTGTTCAAAGAAAATTCTCTCCGCGCTCCCCCGCTTCAGTTTATCCATGTCATCAATAAGAATCAGGGCCTCCCGGGGCGTTTCAACCCAGGCATGTTTCAGGATAACCGGTTCATAGTGGATCTCCTGAATATCCCCGATCCGGGCTTTGAGCGCCCGGATAAACCGCATCTCGCTCCTGAACTCACGGTCCCTGATCTCCTTCAGCTTCTCAATAACGTTATCGGAGACATCCTCCTCACGGAGCCGGTCCAGCACCGCATGGTTTATTTTAAAGCAGTTGTAGCTGTTTCCGGAAAACCGGTCACAGACCCCGCTGACATTTGCCTGAAGGCTCTCCGCATCTGCTGTCAGTACCTTGCGCAGGGCTTCCCGGAATTCGGAATCCGAACGGATGGCCTCGGAAATGGCCTGCATCAGGTCAAAACCGCGAATCTCCGTGCCAAAGCGTTCGGTAACCGGCGCGACCTGTTTTTCGAAATCCGCCAGCGGGGGATCAAATCCCTTATCCCGCAGCATACGCAGAAGGTGACAGTAGAGGCTGAACAGGATATCAATCGCCTCTGCGTCCATGAAGTTGAGATCATCGCCCAGGGAAAACATGCTCACATAATGCTGTTCACTGAGGCGACTGTCCCGCGCCAAACGGGCCAGAACCGTTGATTTCCCGCAACCGCCGTGACCGACGAACAATATCTTCTGAAACCGCTCTGACGCCGCCACCTTTCCATGAAGGCGACGCATGATCTCCTCTGTAAGCCCTGCCTCGGCAAAGGTTTCAAAGGCCGGCCCGCCGAGAGGAGAAATATCAAGGTTGCGGTATGCCTCAGCAAATATTTCAGGATCGAATTTACCGTCCGGTCTGTCATCTGATCTGATATTTGGCATGAATATTTCCTGTAACGTCAGGCCGGCGCAGACGCTCGGAGAATGGTTCTGAAACGCCGGACAGAAGCGGCTCTCCGCTTAAATCCCACCACCGCTTTCCATGATTGCCGTCCGGAAAAAATAAATGATGGCACAGAGTCCCTGTATTTCCGATAATCCGGGCTGCCTTACAATGGAAAAAGCCCGGATTCTGTGTTATTTTCAGCGTGTTTCCGATAAAATCCGAAACAAATGAAAACACATATGAATTTATATCATAAAATCGGACAAAAATCATTACAGACTTTCAGGGAAGGCCTGCATGGGGGGATTCCCCGTATCCGCCCGCGCCTCCCGCACGGCTCTGATAACCGGCTGTCCGCCTTCGGGAAAAGGAAAAACAATGCGTCTGACCGACTGGTATGTCATCACAGGTGCGCCGTGTTCGGGTAAAACGACCGTTATCAACGCGCTGAACCGAATGGGGTTCCGGGTAATCCATGAGGCGGCCCGCGCCCATATCGACGGTGAGCTGAAAAAAGGCCGGACGATGGCGCAGATCCGGGGCAACACGCTGGCGTTTCAGCAGCATATCCTCCGCAGAAAGCTGACCATTGAAAAACGCCTGTCCCCACGGAAAACGGTCTTTCTGGACCGGGGGATACCGGACAGCATCGGGTACTACCGATTGTCCGGTCTCAGCATCTCGGAACCGATGGCGCACAGCCGGACGGTCCGCTATAAAAAGATATTCTTCTTTGACCGGCTCGGATTTCAGACAGACCGTGTGAGAAGTGAGGATGAGGCCACCGCCGCCCGCCTGGACCGGCTCCTGCGCGAGGCCTATCACACACTCGGTTATAATATGGTTCACGTTCCGGTCCTGCCGGTGGCAGAGCGGACAAAATTTATCCTGAAACGCCTCTGATCAGCCCTCTGACCTCTTCGGGCGTCAGAAACCGCCACGATCCCTCGGCCAGGCTGCCCAGCCGGATATTGGCGACCCGGAGCCGTCTGAGCGTCGCCACATGCGCCCCCACCTTTCGGACCATGCGGCGGATCTGGCGGTTCCGCCCTTCTCTGAGTGTGATGCGGAAACGGCTGGGGGAAACCCGTCTGATCCTGGCGGGCCGGGTCATGGTCCCCATGAGCGGCAGCCCCTTCCCCATCTTGTGCAATGCGCCATCGGGAATGGGCCGCCCCACCGTCACATCGTACTCTTTCTCATGGTCAAATGAGGGATGGGCCAGCCGGTGATGAAGCGCGCCGTCGTTGGTCAGAAGCAGCAGCCCGGTGGAGTCCTTGTCCAGCCTACCGATGGGGTAGACCCGCTCCGGGATGTCAATCAGCTCCAGGACAATCCGGTCACCCGGCTGCTCACAGCTTGTCACATAGCCTCTGGGCTTGTTCAGAGCGATATAGACCCGTTTTTCACGCAATCCGACCGGCTTTCCATCCACCGCCACCCGGTCCCGCTCCGGGTCCACCTTTGTGCCGAGTACCGTCACAACCTCGCCGTTGACCCGCACCCGTCCGTCCCGGATATAGACCTCTCCGTGCCGCCGGGAGCAGACCCCGGCCATGGAGAGGAATTTCTGCAAGCGTATTAAATCGTTATTCTCCATCAAAATTAAATTCTGTCCTCAGAGCTGTCACATGGGCGGCATCATCCGTGTGCCGTCCACGCCATATGGATTTCAGTCTTTATGTCAGATTGCCGGGTGGAACAGACAGCGCCCACCCGGCGATTCAGGGGTCAGAACGGCCCTGATCCTCATTCATACGCCACTACACGGATGATGCCGATGGTTGCGCCGTTATCATCTGTCGTACAGGTGTCGCTGACGGAAATGACCTTTTTTACCGCGTTTTCCTCAATGAACCGGTTCACAATGCTGTCCAGTTCCTCCAGCTCTCTTTTGGCCTGAAAAATCTGCAGCGCGCTGGTAAACGTCTTCACCTTCATATGTCGCCTCCTTATGATTTAAGGGGTTCTGTGTCCGGCAAACAGCAGGTCTCACCTTCCAATATAATGCATGAGGGACTTGGAAGAAATAAATTTTCCATAAAAAGAGGAGTGCGAAAATTAAGGCCGAAGGCCGGTTTTTCGCAGCTTTTGCAAAAGATCGCCCCTCCGGGGCTTAACTTTTGCACTCCGAAAAAAAGCTGTCTGCTGGTAAGTTATTTCATGCCGAGTCCCTGATGCGGCGTAATGAAGGTTTTCCGGCCATATTCAGTCCGATTTACGAGCGGTAATCCGCATTGATTTTAACGTATTCAACCGAAAAATCACAGGTAATCACGGAGGCCGTACCCGTGCCCATTTTCAGATCGACCGTAATCGTAAACTCCGGCGTCTTCATTACCTTTGTCGCTTCGGCCTCGGCCGCATCACCGCAGGTCATACCGTTTTCACACATCATCACGTCATCAAAGAGAATGTCCGTCTTTTCCGGTTCCAGGGGAACACCGGCCCGGCCCGCAGCTGCGATAATGCGCCCCCAGTTGGCGTCCTCCCCGAAAAGCGCGGTCTTGACCAGCGGAGAATGGCCCACCGTATCCGCAATCGCCAGGGCGTCCGCATCCGTCACCGCGCCCCGGACCAGAATCTCCACCATTTTGGTCACGCCCTCGCCGTCCCGGACGATCATTTTTGCAAGCTGAAGCAGCATGTCGTCCAGTATCTTCTGAAACAGGGCCTGGTGCGCCGCTGTTTCGAGCTTTGCCCCGGACAGGCCGTTGGCCATGAGGAGGACCGTATCGTTGGTGCTGGTATCCCCGTCCACGGAGATCCGGTTAAATGAGCGGTCTGTGGCAGCGGAAAGGGTTTTTTTCAGGATCTCCGGCGAGGCCTCAAGGTCTGTGCAGACAAAGCAGAGCATGGTCGCCATGTCGGGACGGATCATGCCGGAGCCTTTGGCCACACCGGTAACCGTAAAGGATTTACCGCCCAGTTCGCCCTGAACCGTAACGATTTTCGACACCAGATCGGTCGTCAGGATCGCCTCTGCCAGATCGGAAATGCCTTCGGGCCGCAATTGTTCCGCCAGCCCCGGCACAGCGCGTTCCACCTTTTCGACGGGCATGGGCTGCCCGATCACCCCGGTGGAGGCGACACAGACCAGCGCCTCCCCGATTTCCAGCGCGGACGCCGCACACCGGGTCATCGCCACCGCATCCGTCATGCCCTGCTCCCCGGTGCAGCAATTGGCGTTGCCGCTGTTGACAATCACGGCCTGGCATTTTCCGGATTTCACCCGTTCCCGGTCCAGCAGCACCGGCGCGGCCTGAACCCGGTTCCGGGTGAACACGCCCGCAACACTGGCAGGGACTTCTGAAAAAATCAGCCCCAGATCCTTTTTGCCATCTTTTTTAAGCCCCGCTGTCACTCCGGCGGCCCTGAAGCCTTTACACATGATATTCTGCATCTTTCATTCCTTCTTTTGGCATATCCTTCTTTTGACTTTTATTCTGAATGGTTCTATTATGCTTCATTAAAATCTCGTCTGCTTTGCGGATTTCTTTGACAGAATCCCATAGCGTTGTCAATTGCGTTTGAAGTTTACAGTGTTCAGTCCGGTGACGTTTAGGGTGTCACCGTTTCAGAAACTGACCGGAGGACTTTTCCCAATGCGTACATTTTTCCAGTCCGGGCAGATCCCGGAACTCAGAGACAAACAGTGTCCGGAATGCGGCGGACCGCTGGTTTTGCAGCGCTCCTGACGGCAGACGGATATCCGTTGCAGGTCCTGCAATACCCGATACCCGCTGACCCGTTTTGCCCGGGAGATGGACGACGACCTTGAAGAACGGCTGGCCAACATTCCGTGTAACCGGCTATAACACCCTGAATTCTTGATATTTGCAAATAAAAGCAGCGCAGGCGTGCAGGCATGAGACTTCTGCACGCCTGCCAAAAGAGGCGATTTCAGCCTTCGGGCGTTACGGAAAAGCATCTGGCTGCGCACCGGTTCCCCCGAAGTCTGCCCATACGGATTTTATGCTGACGATCTCCCCCCTCTTTTCCGGAAAATAAGAGAGACATATGCACCATCCCGTATTTCCCCATATCAGAAAACTGGGCAGCAAATTTCTGTTTATTGTCCTTCCCCCCGTTATTCTGTCCACACTCCTGATCACACTCTTTACCGGCCTGTTCATGTACCGGGACTTAAAAAAAGGGCTTGAGTCCGACATCGCCAATCTTCTTCAAATCCAGACCACCGTGCTGGCATCCGATCTCTGGAACTACAATATGAAGGACCTGGAACAGAATCTGAGAACGCTGAGCCTCTATCCGGGGATTTCACAAATTGCCGTCCGGAATGATAACGGGCAGCTCCTTGCGAAAGCCAGCAGCCATTTTTACCGCACTACCGGTCGGTCCGATGGCATAATGACACGGCGGCTGGTGTTCATTGCCCCTCATCAGCAACAGGCCATTGGCACCCTCACCCTTTCCTACCATTACGGCGTAATCTATAAACGTCTGGCCGATCAGCTTTTCAGAGATTCACTGAGCCTTCTGATGCTGGTCTTTGTCATTGTGGCAAGTGCCGCAGCGGCAAACCGCCTGACCATCGGCATTCCCCTTGAACGATTTCTGAATGCCGTCCGGTATGCAGATAAAAAAAATATCCGGGAGCCGGTTGACTGGCCGTCCGAAGATGAACTCGGGCAGGTTATCACCGCCTACAATACCCTGCTGGCCAATCTGACTGCGGGAGAAAAAGAACTGCGTGATGCCAGGGGAAAGGCCGAATCTGCCAACCGGGCCAAGAGTACCTTTCTTGCCAATATGAGCCATGAGCTTCGCACCCCGCTCAACGCCATTCTGGGCATCCCCCAGCTGATGATCCGCAACCCGAAGATCCCCAGAGAAGAGCAGGAAAATCTCGCTGTTATCACCCGCAGCGGAGAACACCTGCTGACCCTGATCAACCAGGTTCTGGACCTGTCCAAGATCGAGGCCGGGAAAATGGCACTGGAAGAAAACGATTTCGACCTGTACGCCCTTGCAGACAGCATCTCAGACCTGTTCCGACTCCATGCCCGGACAAAGGGGCTGGATCTGATTTTCAAATGCGGACCGGATGTCCCCCGGTATGTCTGTACCGATGAGACCAAACTCCGGCAGATTCTTATCAACCTTCTGAATAACGCCGTGAAATTTACCAATGAAGGCCAGGTCACGTTACGGATCAGCACGGAACAGGAAGACGCCGCCGCAATGTACAACCTGATCTTCGAGTTCGAAGACACCGGCCCCGGCATTTCACCGGACGAGGCCCGAAAGCTGTTTCACCCGTTTGTCCAGACCCGGATCGGGCAGGTCTCTCAATTGGGAACAGGCCTGGGACTGGCCCTCAGCCGCCGGTTTGCGCGACTTATGGGCGGGGATATCGCGGTCCGCAGTAACATCGGCAGGGGGAGTGTTTTCACGGTTCGTATCACGGCCAGACCGGCAGAACAATGCCGTACCCGGCCTGACAGACAGGCAGAGAGGCGAATTGTGTCCCTTGAACCGGGCCAGCCCGCCTGCCGCGTTCTGGTTGCGGATGAGACCCCGGATTACCGGTGTCTGCTCGTGAAAATGCTCAGTCCGGTCGGATTTGAACTCCGTGAAGTGCCGGACTGCGGCAGGACACTTGACATCTGGCGGGAATGGCGTCCGCATCTGATCTGGATGAACATCCGAATGCCTGCCACAGCGGCATTTGATACGATACGGCAGATCAGATCGTCTGACACCGGAAAAGAGACCGCCATTATCATCATCACTTCCGGAGCGTCCGAAGAGGAAAAAAAGACAATTTCAGCATCAGGATGCGATGATTTTCTGGAAAAACCGTTTCGGGAAGCGGATATATTCAGGCTGATACAAACACATATCGGCGTCCGCTATGTTTACGAAGACGACACCGGTGACAGTGGCCGGCGGGCAGACGACCGGCCGCCGCCCCTGACGCCGGAAATATTTGCCTGCGTTCCCCGGTCACTGCTGGAAAACCTGAAACAGGCCGCCATCTGTTCGGATATCGCCCTGGTGGAAAGCCTGGCCGATCAGATTCAGACGCACAGCCCCCCACTGTATGAAATCATCATCCGGCTGGCACATGAATTTGACTACGGGAAAATCATGACGATCCTCCGCTCAGCCATCCAACAGGAAGACAGACCGGGATAAGGGACTCGGCATGAAATAACTGACCGGCAAACGGCTTTTTTTCGGAGTGCAAAAGTTGAGCCCCGAAGGGGCGATCTTTTGCAAAAGCTGCGAAAAACCGGCCTTCGGCCTTAATTTTCGCACTCCGCATTTAAAAAACAGCTTCTTATGAAAAATTATTTCTTCCAAGTCCCTAACCATTTGTCCGGCAACAACATATAGAGACAGCGAGGAGGTTAATGAAACCAGACTTTACACAAAACTGTGCCGGAGTAGACTGGGAAACGGTATCGGAAACACTGAAATGTGTTGGGATGGCATACTATGAACCGGATATGCACAGAAAAGCGTTTGAAGCCAGTCATACCACCGTGTTTGTCTATTATGCTGACCGACTGATCGGTTTTGGCCGGGCGATTTCTGACGGTGTCTGCCAGGCGGCCATCTGTGACTGTGCGGTTCTCCCTGAATTCCAGGGGAAGGGAATCGGAAAGATGATCATAAACAGAATCCTGTCCCAGCTCCCGCACTGCAACGTCATTCTGTACGCGACACCGGGAAAAGAAGGGTTCTACCGAACACTGGGATTCCGAAAAATGAAAACGGGGATGGCACATTTCAAAAAAAATGAATTAATGAGAGAACGGGGCTTCACAGAGTAAACGGAAGAACATTGCCCACATTGAAAACCGGGGGTTTTATCCTGACCGTCATTCCCGCGAAGTCGTTTTTGTGGACAAACCGGCAACAGGGTCACACGATTCCCACTGCCCCTCTCTGAAGACAGACATCTGAGGCAAACGCCATGATTGTACTTAACGCGCTCTTCCCGGTATTCCTGCTGATCGTTCTCGGCAGACTGCTCAGATATTACAATCTGACCAACGACCTTTTTCTGAAAACCTCGGACAAACTCGTCTATTTTATCTTTTTCCCGGCCCTGCTGTTCTGGAAAATCGGCGGGGCCAGAGCCGACGCGGGCATTAACTGGCATTTCTGTCTGGCCTGTCTCTGTGCGGTGCTGGTGCTTTATGTACTCAGCACCCTCTGGATCATCCTGGCCGTCGGCGATTACGAAGCAGGCTCCTTTTCCCAGAGCTGCTACCGGTTCAACACCTATATCGGCATGGCGATCATCATCAACGCCCTGGGCGGGGAAGGGGTGCGCCTCTTCGGCATCATGGTCGGTTTCGCCATCCCGGTGATCAACGTGCTGGCCGTCTCCACCCTGATCTGGTATTCGGGCCAGACCTTTACGCTCCGGGAGCGGGCCCGGATGACCTTCCGGGCACTGATTTCCAACCCGCTGATCATCGCCTGTCTTGCCGGCATATTCTACGCCCGGACCGTCAACACATTTCCGGTCTTTATCAACAACGGCTTCCGGCTGATCACCTCCGTCACCCTGCCCCTGGCCCTGCTCTCCATCGGCGGTGTACTGACCTTCGACACCCTCAGAGGCTACTTCCGCCCCTCCCTTGTCGCGGCTCTTTTCAAACTCCTCATCTTTCCGCTTGCCGGTTATTTCTGTCTGAAACTGTTCGGCGTTTCGGGGATTCCGTTCAAAGTCGGCATGATCTTCTTTGCCCTGCCCACGTCCACGGCTATCTACGTCCTGTCCTCCCAGCTGAACAGCAATACGGAACTGGCATCGGCATCGGTCGTGCTATCAACCCTGCTGTCGTTTGTCTCACTCTCTGTGATCCTGGTACTCTGAAAGCGTGTGTGAATAAGCACCTATCCAAAAGTTCTCCGACTTTTTTGTCATTCCGAACGAAGTGAGGAATCTTAGGATTTAACGCTTCGCCCGAAATTTTATTAAAAATTATTGATGGG
This window encodes:
- a CDS encoding pseudouridine synthase, which gives rise to MENNDLIRLQKFLSMAGVCSRRHGEVYIRDGRVRVNGEVVTVLGTKVDPERDRVAVDGKPVGLREKRVYIALNKPRGYVTSCEQPGDRIVLELIDIPERVYPIGRLDKDSTGLLLLTNDGALHHRLAHPSFDHEKEYDVTVGRPIPDGALHKMGKGLPLMGTMTRPARIRRVSPSRFRITLREGRNRQIRRMVRKVGAHVATLRRLRVANIRLGSLAEGSWRFLTPEEVRGLIRGVSG
- a CDS encoding ATP-binding protein; amino-acid sequence: MHHPVFPHIRKLGSKFLFIVLPPVILSTLLITLFTGLFMYRDLKKGLESDIANLLQIQTTVLASDLWNYNMKDLEQNLRTLSLYPGISQIAVRNDNGQLLAKASSHFYRTTGRSDGIMTRRLVFIAPHQQQAIGTLTLSYHYGVIYKRLADQLFRDSLSLLMLVFVIVASAAAANRLTIGIPLERFLNAVRYADKKNIREPVDWPSEDELGQVITAYNTLLANLTAGEKELRDARGKAESANRAKSTFLANMSHELRTPLNAILGIPQLMIRNPKIPREEQENLAVITRSGEHLLTLINQVLDLSKIEAGKMALEENDFDLYALADSISDLFRLHARTKGLDLIFKCGPDVPRYVCTDETKLRQILINLLNNAVKFTNEGQVTLRISTEQEDAAAMYNLIFEFEDTGPGISPDEARKLFHPFVQTRIGQVSQLGTGLGLALSRRFARLMGGDIAVRSNIGRGSVFTVRITARPAEQCRTRPDRQAERRIVSLEPGQPACRVLVADETPDYRCLLVKMLSPVGFELREVPDCGRTLDIWREWRPHLIWMNIRMPATAAFDTIRQIRSSDTGKETAIIIITSGASEEEKKTISASGCDDFLEKPFREADIFRLIQTHIGVRYVYEDDTGDSGRRADDRPPPLTPEIFACVPRSLLENLKQAAICSDIALVESLADQIQTHSPPLYEIIIRLAHEFDYGKIMTILRSAIQQEDRPG
- a CDS encoding dual CXXC motif small (seleno)protein, which encodes MRCRSCNTRYPLTRFAREMDDDLEERLANIPCNRL
- a CDS encoding AAA family ATPase, translated to MRLTDWYVITGAPCSGKTTVINALNRMGFRVIHEAARAHIDGELKKGRTMAQIRGNTLAFQQHILRRKLTIEKRLSPRKTVFLDRGIPDSIGYYRLSGLSISEPMAHSRTVRYKKIFFFDRLGFQTDRVRSEDEATAARLDRLLREAYHTLGYNMVHVPVLPVAERTKFILKRL
- a CDS encoding ATP-binding protein, which produces MPNIRSDDRPDGKFDPEIFAEAYRNLDISPLGGPAFETFAEAGLTEEIMRRLHGKVAASERFQKILFVGHGGCGKSTVLARLARDSRLSEQHYVSMFSLGDDLNFMDAEAIDILFSLYCHLLRMLRDKGFDPPLADFEKQVAPVTERFGTEIRGFDLMQAISEAIRSDSEFREALRKVLTADAESLQANVSGVCDRFSGNSYNCFKINHAVLDRLREEDVSDNVIEKLKEIRDREFRSEMRFIRALKARIGDIQEIHYEPVILKHAWVETPREALILIDDMDKLKRGSAERIFFEQSHLLTFPRARIVFTFPLSVYYSPLFFHIRDHFDCVFIHPLQLYDMTGNRREDAWAAMRSLLRRRMGRLRISEAASDLLIEYSGGLLRTLIGLARQSCRIAMARRMPGIDRAVAEMAVTALAGVFTRFFDGAEYGDVVRKITDVKSKAGMANRDLIYLLRYAFVLEYENPGEPAWYDAHPCLKMSLSGKK
- the argJ gene encoding bifunctional glutamate N-acetyltransferase/amino-acid acetyltransferase ArgJ, whose translation is MQNIMCKGFRAAGVTAGLKKDGKKDLGLIFSEVPASVAGVFTRNRVQAAPVLLDRERVKSGKCQAVIVNSGNANCCTGEQGMTDAVAMTRCAASALEIGEALVCVASTGVIGQPMPVEKVERAVPGLAEQLRPEGISDLAEAILTTDLVSKIVTVQGELGGKSFTVTGVAKGSGMIRPDMATMLCFVCTDLEASPEILKKTLSAATDRSFNRISVDGDTSTNDTVLLMANGLSGAKLETAAHQALFQKILDDMLLQLAKMIVRDGEGVTKMVEILVRGAVTDADALAIADTVGHSPLVKTALFGEDANWGRIIAAAGRAGVPLEPEKTDILFDDVMMCENGMTCGDAAEAEATKVMKTPEFTITVDLKMGTGTASVITCDFSVEYVKINADYRS
- a CDS encoding AEC family transporter, whose translation is MIVLNALFPVFLLIVLGRLLRYYNLTNDLFLKTSDKLVYFIFFPALLFWKIGGARADAGINWHFCLACLCAVLVLYVLSTLWIILAVGDYEAGSFSQSCYRFNTYIGMAIIINALGGEGVRLFGIMVGFAIPVINVLAVSTLIWYSGQTFTLRERARMTFRALISNPLIIACLAGIFYARTVNTFPVFINNGFRLITSVTLPLALLSIGGVLTFDTLRGYFRPSLVAALFKLLIFPLAGYFCLKLFGVSGIPFKVGMIFFALPTSTAIYVLSSQLNSNTELASASVVLSTLLSFVSLSVILVL
- a CDS encoding GNAT family N-acetyltransferase, with product MKPDFTQNCAGVDWETVSETLKCVGMAYYEPDMHRKAFEASHTTVFVYYADRLIGFGRAISDGVCQAAICDCAVLPEFQGKGIGKMIINRILSQLPHCNVILYATPGKEGFYRTLGFRKMKTGMAHFKKNELMRERGFTE